In one window of Ovis aries strain OAR_USU_Benz2616 breed Rambouillet chromosome 3, ARS-UI_Ramb_v3.0, whole genome shotgun sequence DNA:
- the PAX8 gene encoding paired box protein Pax-8 isoform X1: MPHNSIRSGHGGLNQLGGAFVNGRPLPEVVRQRIVDLAHQGVRPCDISRQLRVSHGCVSKILGSRYYETGSIRPGVIGGSKPKVATPKVVEKIGDYKRQNPTMFAWEIRDRLLAEGVCDNDTVPSVSSINRIIRTKVQQPFNLPMDSCVATKSLSPGHTLIPSSAVTPPESPQSDSLGSTYSINGLLGIAQPGSDSKRKMDDSDQDSCRLSIDSQSSSSGPRKHLRTDTFSQHHLESLECPFDRQHYPEAYASPSHTKGEQGLYPLPLLNSALDDGKATLTPSNTPLGRNLSAHQTYPVVADPHSPFAIKQETPEVSSSSSTPSSLSSSAFLDLQQVGSGVPAGASVPPFNAFPHAASVYGQFTGQALLSGREMVGPTLPGYPPHIPTSGQGSYASSAIAGMVAGSEYSGNAYSHTPYSSYGEAWRFPNSSLLSSPYYYSSTSRPSAPPTTATAFDHL, encoded by the exons GCCACGGAGGGCTGAACCAGCTGGGAGGGGCCTTTGTGAATGGCAGACCCCTGCCTGAAGTGGTGCGTCAGCGCATCGTGGACCTAGCCCACCAGGGCGTGAGGCCTTGCGACATCTCCCGCCAGCTCCGTGTCAGCCATGGCTGTGTCAGCAAGATCCTTGGCAG TAGGTACTACGAGACTGGGAGCATCCGGCCTGGAGTGATAGGGGGCTCAAAGCCTAAGGTGGCCACCCCCAAGGTGGTGGAGAAGATCGGGGACTACAAGCGGCAGAACCCAACCATGTTCGCCTGGGAGATTCGGGACCGGCTCCTGGCCGAGGGTGTCTGTGACAATGACACTGTGCCCAGTGTCAGCTCCATCAACAG AATCATCCGGACTAAAGTGCAGCAGCCATTCAACCTTCCCATGGACAGCTGCGTGGCCACTAAGTCCCTGAGCCCAGGACACACGCTGA TCCCCAGCTCAGCTGTGACGCCCCCAGAATCTCCGCAGTCGGACTCTCTGGGTTCTACTTACTCCATCAATGGGCTCCTGGGGATCGCCCAGCCTGGCAGCGACAGCAAGAGGAAGATGGATGACA GTGACCAGGACAGCTGCCGGCTGAGCATTGActcccagagcagcagcagcgggcCCCGCAAACACCTCCGCACGGACACCTTCAGCCAGCACCACCTCGAGTCGCTCGAATGCCCCTTTGATCGGCAGCACTACCCGGAGGCCTACGCCTCCCCCAGCCACACCAAAGGCGAGCAG GGTCTTTACCCGCTGCCCTTGCTCAACAGCGCCCTGGACGACGGGAAGGCCACCCTGACCCCCTCCAATACACCCCTGGGGCGCAACCTCTCGGCTCATCAGACCTACCCCGTGGTGGCAG ATCCTCATTCACCCTTCGCCATAAAGCAGGAAACCCCCGAGGTGTCCAGTTCTAGCTCCACCCCTTCCTCTTTATCTAGCTCCGCCTTTTTGGATCTGCAGCAAGTCGGCTCCGGGGTCCCAGCCGGTGCCTCGGTCCCGCCCTTCAATGCCTTTCCCCATGCTGCCTCCGTGTACGGGCAGTTCACGGGCCAGGCCCTCCTCTCAG GGCGAGAGATGGTGGGCCCCACACTGCCTGGATACCCACCCCACATCCCCACCAGTGGACAGGGCAGCTATGCCTCTTCTGCCATCGCAGGCATGGTGGCAG GAAGCGAATACTCTGGCAACGCCTACAGCCACACCCCCTACTCCTCCTACGGCGAGGCCTGGCGCTTCCCCAACTCCAGCTTACTGA GTTCCCCATATTATTACAGTTCCACATCAAGGCCGAGTGCGCCGCCCACCACCGCCACGGCCTTTGACCATCTGTAG
- the PAX8 gene encoding paired box protein Pax-8 isoform X7 has translation MPHNSIRSGHGGLNQLGGAFVNGRPLPEVVRQRIVDLAHQGVRPCDISRQLRVSHGCVSKILGSRYYETGSIRPGVIGGSKPKVATPKVVEKIGDYKRQNPTMFAWEIRDRLLAEGVCDNDTVPSVSSINRIIRTKVQQPFNLPMDSCVATKSLSPGHTLIPSSAVTPPESPQSDSLGSTYSINGLLGIAQPGSDSKRKMDDSDQDSCRLSIDSQSSSSGPRKHLRTDTFSQHHLESLECPFDRQHYPEAYASPSHTKGEQGLYPLPLLNSALDDGKATLTPSNTPLGRNLSAHQTYPVVAAPPFWICSKSAPGSQPVPRSRPSMPFPMLPPCTGSSRARPSSQEANTLATPTATPPTPPTARPGASPTPAY, from the exons GCCACGGAGGGCTGAACCAGCTGGGAGGGGCCTTTGTGAATGGCAGACCCCTGCCTGAAGTGGTGCGTCAGCGCATCGTGGACCTAGCCCACCAGGGCGTGAGGCCTTGCGACATCTCCCGCCAGCTCCGTGTCAGCCATGGCTGTGTCAGCAAGATCCTTGGCAG TAGGTACTACGAGACTGGGAGCATCCGGCCTGGAGTGATAGGGGGCTCAAAGCCTAAGGTGGCCACCCCCAAGGTGGTGGAGAAGATCGGGGACTACAAGCGGCAGAACCCAACCATGTTCGCCTGGGAGATTCGGGACCGGCTCCTGGCCGAGGGTGTCTGTGACAATGACACTGTGCCCAGTGTCAGCTCCATCAACAG AATCATCCGGACTAAAGTGCAGCAGCCATTCAACCTTCCCATGGACAGCTGCGTGGCCACTAAGTCCCTGAGCCCAGGACACACGCTGA TCCCCAGCTCAGCTGTGACGCCCCCAGAATCTCCGCAGTCGGACTCTCTGGGTTCTACTTACTCCATCAATGGGCTCCTGGGGATCGCCCAGCCTGGCAGCGACAGCAAGAGGAAGATGGATGACA GTGACCAGGACAGCTGCCGGCTGAGCATTGActcccagagcagcagcagcgggcCCCGCAAACACCTCCGCACGGACACCTTCAGCCAGCACCACCTCGAGTCGCTCGAATGCCCCTTTGATCGGCAGCACTACCCGGAGGCCTACGCCTCCCCCAGCCACACCAAAGGCGAGCAG GGTCTTTACCCGCTGCCCTTGCTCAACAGCGCCCTGGACGACGGGAAGGCCACCCTGACCCCCTCCAATACACCCCTGGGGCGCAACCTCTCGGCTCATCAGACCTACCCCGTGGTGGCAG CTCCGCCTTTTTGGATCTGCAGCAAGTCGGCTCCGGGGTCCCAGCCGGTGCCTCGGTCCCGCCCTTCAATGCCTTTCCCCATGCTGCCTCCGTGTACGGGCAGTTCACGGGCCAGGCCCTCCTCTCAG GAAGCGAATACTCTGGCAACGCCTACAGCCACACCCCCTACTCCTCCTACGGCGAGGCCTGGCGCTTCCCCAACTCCAGCTTACTGA
- the PAX8 gene encoding paired box protein Pax-8 isoform X8 — MPHNSIRSGHGGLNQLGGAFVNGRPLPEVVRQRIVDLAHQGVRPCDISRQLRVSHGCVSKILGRYYETGSIRPGVIGGSKPKVATPKVVEKIGDYKRQNPTMFAWEIRDRLLAEGVCDNDTVPSVSSINRIIRTKVQQPFNLPMDSCVATKSLSPGHTLIPSSAVTPPESPQSDSLGSTYSINGLLGIAQPGSDSKRKMDDSDQDSCRLSIDSQSSSSGPRKHLRTDTFSQHHLESLECPFDRQHYPEAYASPSHTKGEQGLYPLPLLNSALDDGKATLTPSNTPLGRNLSAHQTYPVVAGREMVGPTLPGYPPHIPTSGQGSYASSAIAGMVAGSEYSGNAYSHTPYSSYGEAWRFPNSSLLSSPYYYSSTSRPSAPPTTATAFDHL; from the exons GCCACGGAGGGCTGAACCAGCTGGGAGGGGCCTTTGTGAATGGCAGACCCCTGCCTGAAGTGGTGCGTCAGCGCATCGTGGACCTAGCCCACCAGGGCGTGAGGCCTTGCGACATCTCCCGCCAGCTCCGTGTCAGCCATGGCTGTGTCAGCAAGATCCTTGGCAG GTACTACGAGACTGGGAGCATCCGGCCTGGAGTGATAGGGGGCTCAAAGCCTAAGGTGGCCACCCCCAAGGTGGTGGAGAAGATCGGGGACTACAAGCGGCAGAACCCAACCATGTTCGCCTGGGAGATTCGGGACCGGCTCCTGGCCGAGGGTGTCTGTGACAATGACACTGTGCCCAGTGTCAGCTCCATCAACAG AATCATCCGGACTAAAGTGCAGCAGCCATTCAACCTTCCCATGGACAGCTGCGTGGCCACTAAGTCCCTGAGCCCAGGACACACGCTGA TCCCCAGCTCAGCTGTGACGCCCCCAGAATCTCCGCAGTCGGACTCTCTGGGTTCTACTTACTCCATCAATGGGCTCCTGGGGATCGCCCAGCCTGGCAGCGACAGCAAGAGGAAGATGGATGACA GTGACCAGGACAGCTGCCGGCTGAGCATTGActcccagagcagcagcagcgggcCCCGCAAACACCTCCGCACGGACACCTTCAGCCAGCACCACCTCGAGTCGCTCGAATGCCCCTTTGATCGGCAGCACTACCCGGAGGCCTACGCCTCCCCCAGCCACACCAAAGGCGAGCAG GGTCTTTACCCGCTGCCCTTGCTCAACAGCGCCCTGGACGACGGGAAGGCCACCCTGACCCCCTCCAATACACCCCTGGGGCGCAACCTCTCGGCTCATCAGACCTACCCCGTGGTGGCAG GGCGAGAGATGGTGGGCCCCACACTGCCTGGATACCCACCCCACATCCCCACCAGTGGACAGGGCAGCTATGCCTCTTCTGCCATCGCAGGCATGGTGGCAG GAAGCGAATACTCTGGCAACGCCTACAGCCACACCCCCTACTCCTCCTACGGCGAGGCCTGGCGCTTCCCCAACTCCAGCTTACTGA GTTCCCCATATTATTACAGTTCCACATCAAGGCCGAGTGCGCCGCCCACCACCGCCACGGCCTTTGACCATCTGTAG
- the PAX8 gene encoding paired box protein Pax-8 isoform X2, whose product MPHNSIRSGHGGLNQLGGAFVNGRPLPEVVRQRIVDLAHQGVRPCDISRQLRVSHGCVSKILGRYYETGSIRPGVIGGSKPKVATPKVVEKIGDYKRQNPTMFAWEIRDRLLAEGVCDNDTVPSVSSINRIIRTKVQQPFNLPMDSCVATKSLSPGHTLIPSSAVTPPESPQSDSLGSTYSINGLLGIAQPGSDSKRKMDDSDQDSCRLSIDSQSSSSGPRKHLRTDTFSQHHLESLECPFDRQHYPEAYASPSHTKGEQGLYPLPLLNSALDDGKATLTPSNTPLGRNLSAHQTYPVVADPHSPFAIKQETPEVSSSSSTPSSLSSSAFLDLQQVGSGVPAGASVPPFNAFPHAASVYGQFTGQALLSGREMVGPTLPGYPPHIPTSGQGSYASSAIAGMVAGSEYSGNAYSHTPYSSYGEAWRFPNSSLLSSPYYYSSTSRPSAPPTTATAFDHL is encoded by the exons GCCACGGAGGGCTGAACCAGCTGGGAGGGGCCTTTGTGAATGGCAGACCCCTGCCTGAAGTGGTGCGTCAGCGCATCGTGGACCTAGCCCACCAGGGCGTGAGGCCTTGCGACATCTCCCGCCAGCTCCGTGTCAGCCATGGCTGTGTCAGCAAGATCCTTGGCAG GTACTACGAGACTGGGAGCATCCGGCCTGGAGTGATAGGGGGCTCAAAGCCTAAGGTGGCCACCCCCAAGGTGGTGGAGAAGATCGGGGACTACAAGCGGCAGAACCCAACCATGTTCGCCTGGGAGATTCGGGACCGGCTCCTGGCCGAGGGTGTCTGTGACAATGACACTGTGCCCAGTGTCAGCTCCATCAACAG AATCATCCGGACTAAAGTGCAGCAGCCATTCAACCTTCCCATGGACAGCTGCGTGGCCACTAAGTCCCTGAGCCCAGGACACACGCTGA TCCCCAGCTCAGCTGTGACGCCCCCAGAATCTCCGCAGTCGGACTCTCTGGGTTCTACTTACTCCATCAATGGGCTCCTGGGGATCGCCCAGCCTGGCAGCGACAGCAAGAGGAAGATGGATGACA GTGACCAGGACAGCTGCCGGCTGAGCATTGActcccagagcagcagcagcgggcCCCGCAAACACCTCCGCACGGACACCTTCAGCCAGCACCACCTCGAGTCGCTCGAATGCCCCTTTGATCGGCAGCACTACCCGGAGGCCTACGCCTCCCCCAGCCACACCAAAGGCGAGCAG GGTCTTTACCCGCTGCCCTTGCTCAACAGCGCCCTGGACGACGGGAAGGCCACCCTGACCCCCTCCAATACACCCCTGGGGCGCAACCTCTCGGCTCATCAGACCTACCCCGTGGTGGCAG ATCCTCATTCACCCTTCGCCATAAAGCAGGAAACCCCCGAGGTGTCCAGTTCTAGCTCCACCCCTTCCTCTTTATCTAGCTCCGCCTTTTTGGATCTGCAGCAAGTCGGCTCCGGGGTCCCAGCCGGTGCCTCGGTCCCGCCCTTCAATGCCTTTCCCCATGCTGCCTCCGTGTACGGGCAGTTCACGGGCCAGGCCCTCCTCTCAG GGCGAGAGATGGTGGGCCCCACACTGCCTGGATACCCACCCCACATCCCCACCAGTGGACAGGGCAGCTATGCCTCTTCTGCCATCGCAGGCATGGTGGCAG GAAGCGAATACTCTGGCAACGCCTACAGCCACACCCCCTACTCCTCCTACGGCGAGGCCTGGCGCTTCCCCAACTCCAGCTTACTGA GTTCCCCATATTATTACAGTTCCACATCAAGGCCGAGTGCGCCGCCCACCACCGCCACGGCCTTTGACCATCTGTAG
- the PAX8 gene encoding paired box protein Pax-8 isoform X4 codes for MPHNSIRSGHGGLNQLGGAFVNGRPLPEVVRQRIVDLAHQGVRPCDISRQLRVSHGCVSKILGSRYYETGSIRPGVIGGSKPKVATPKVVEKIGDYKRQNPTMFAWEIRDRLLAEGVCDNDTVPSVSSINRIIRTKVQQPFNLPMDSCVATKSLSPGHTLIPSSAVTPPESPQSDSLGSTYSINGLLGIAQPGSDSKRKMDDSDQDSCRLSIDSQSSSSGPRKHLRTDTFSQHHLESLECPFDRQHYPEAYASPSHTKGEQGLYPLPLLNSALDDGKATLTPSNTPLGRNLSAHQTYPVVAAPPFWICSKSAPGSQPVPRSRPSMPFPMLPPCTGSSRARPSSQGERWWAPHCLDTHPTSPPVDRAAMPLLPSQAWWQEANTLATPTATPPTPPTARPGASPTPAY; via the exons GCCACGGAGGGCTGAACCAGCTGGGAGGGGCCTTTGTGAATGGCAGACCCCTGCCTGAAGTGGTGCGTCAGCGCATCGTGGACCTAGCCCACCAGGGCGTGAGGCCTTGCGACATCTCCCGCCAGCTCCGTGTCAGCCATGGCTGTGTCAGCAAGATCCTTGGCAG TAGGTACTACGAGACTGGGAGCATCCGGCCTGGAGTGATAGGGGGCTCAAAGCCTAAGGTGGCCACCCCCAAGGTGGTGGAGAAGATCGGGGACTACAAGCGGCAGAACCCAACCATGTTCGCCTGGGAGATTCGGGACCGGCTCCTGGCCGAGGGTGTCTGTGACAATGACACTGTGCCCAGTGTCAGCTCCATCAACAG AATCATCCGGACTAAAGTGCAGCAGCCATTCAACCTTCCCATGGACAGCTGCGTGGCCACTAAGTCCCTGAGCCCAGGACACACGCTGA TCCCCAGCTCAGCTGTGACGCCCCCAGAATCTCCGCAGTCGGACTCTCTGGGTTCTACTTACTCCATCAATGGGCTCCTGGGGATCGCCCAGCCTGGCAGCGACAGCAAGAGGAAGATGGATGACA GTGACCAGGACAGCTGCCGGCTGAGCATTGActcccagagcagcagcagcgggcCCCGCAAACACCTCCGCACGGACACCTTCAGCCAGCACCACCTCGAGTCGCTCGAATGCCCCTTTGATCGGCAGCACTACCCGGAGGCCTACGCCTCCCCCAGCCACACCAAAGGCGAGCAG GGTCTTTACCCGCTGCCCTTGCTCAACAGCGCCCTGGACGACGGGAAGGCCACCCTGACCCCCTCCAATACACCCCTGGGGCGCAACCTCTCGGCTCATCAGACCTACCCCGTGGTGGCAG CTCCGCCTTTTTGGATCTGCAGCAAGTCGGCTCCGGGGTCCCAGCCGGTGCCTCGGTCCCGCCCTTCAATGCCTTTCCCCATGCTGCCTCCGTGTACGGGCAGTTCACGGGCCAGGCCCTCCTCTCAG GGCGAGAGATGGTGGGCCCCACACTGCCTGGATACCCACCCCACATCCCCACCAGTGGACAGGGCAGCTATGCCTCTTCTGCCATCGCAGGCATGGTGGCAG GAAGCGAATACTCTGGCAACGCCTACAGCCACACCCCCTACTCCTCCTACGGCGAGGCCTGGCGCTTCCCCAACTCCAGCTTACTGA
- the PAX8 gene encoding paired box protein Pax-8 isoform X5, with translation MPHNSIRSGHGGLNQLGGAFVNGRPLPEVVRQRIVDLAHQGVRPCDISRQLRVSHGCVSKILGRYYETGSIRPGVIGGSKPKVATPKVVEKIGDYKRQNPTMFAWEIRDRLLAEGVCDNDTVPSVSSINRIIRTKVQQPFNLPMDSCVATKSLSPGHTLIPSSAVTPPESPQSDSLGSTYSINGLLGIAQPGSDSKRKMDDSDQDSCRLSIDSQSSSSGPRKHLRTDTFSQHHLESLECPFDRQHYPEAYASPSHTKGEQGLYPLPLLNSALDDGKATLTPSNTPLGRNLSAHQTYPVVAAPPFWICSKSAPGSQPVPRSRPSMPFPMLPPCTGSSRARPSSQGERWWAPHCLDTHPTSPPVDRAAMPLLPSQAWWQEANTLATPTATPPTPPTARPGASPTPAY, from the exons GCCACGGAGGGCTGAACCAGCTGGGAGGGGCCTTTGTGAATGGCAGACCCCTGCCTGAAGTGGTGCGTCAGCGCATCGTGGACCTAGCCCACCAGGGCGTGAGGCCTTGCGACATCTCCCGCCAGCTCCGTGTCAGCCATGGCTGTGTCAGCAAGATCCTTGGCAG GTACTACGAGACTGGGAGCATCCGGCCTGGAGTGATAGGGGGCTCAAAGCCTAAGGTGGCCACCCCCAAGGTGGTGGAGAAGATCGGGGACTACAAGCGGCAGAACCCAACCATGTTCGCCTGGGAGATTCGGGACCGGCTCCTGGCCGAGGGTGTCTGTGACAATGACACTGTGCCCAGTGTCAGCTCCATCAACAG AATCATCCGGACTAAAGTGCAGCAGCCATTCAACCTTCCCATGGACAGCTGCGTGGCCACTAAGTCCCTGAGCCCAGGACACACGCTGA TCCCCAGCTCAGCTGTGACGCCCCCAGAATCTCCGCAGTCGGACTCTCTGGGTTCTACTTACTCCATCAATGGGCTCCTGGGGATCGCCCAGCCTGGCAGCGACAGCAAGAGGAAGATGGATGACA GTGACCAGGACAGCTGCCGGCTGAGCATTGActcccagagcagcagcagcgggcCCCGCAAACACCTCCGCACGGACACCTTCAGCCAGCACCACCTCGAGTCGCTCGAATGCCCCTTTGATCGGCAGCACTACCCGGAGGCCTACGCCTCCCCCAGCCACACCAAAGGCGAGCAG GGTCTTTACCCGCTGCCCTTGCTCAACAGCGCCCTGGACGACGGGAAGGCCACCCTGACCCCCTCCAATACACCCCTGGGGCGCAACCTCTCGGCTCATCAGACCTACCCCGTGGTGGCAG CTCCGCCTTTTTGGATCTGCAGCAAGTCGGCTCCGGGGTCCCAGCCGGTGCCTCGGTCCCGCCCTTCAATGCCTTTCCCCATGCTGCCTCCGTGTACGGGCAGTTCACGGGCCAGGCCCTCCTCTCAG GGCGAGAGATGGTGGGCCCCACACTGCCTGGATACCCACCCCACATCCCCACCAGTGGACAGGGCAGCTATGCCTCTTCTGCCATCGCAGGCATGGTGGCAG GAAGCGAATACTCTGGCAACGCCTACAGCCACACCCCCTACTCCTCCTACGGCGAGGCCTGGCGCTTCCCCAACTCCAGCTTACTGA
- the PAX8 gene encoding paired box protein Pax-8 isoform X6, translating into MPHNSIRSGHGGLNQLGGAFVNGRPLPEVVRQRIVDLAHQGVRPCDISRQLRVSHGCVSKILGSRYYETGSIRPGVIGGSKPKVATPKVVEKIGDYKRQNPTMFAWEIRDRLLAEGVCDNDTVPSVSSINRIIRTKVQQPFNLPMDSCVATKSLSPGHTLIPSSAVTPPESPQSDSLGSTYSINGLLGIAQPGSDSKRKMDDSDQDSCRLSIDSQSSSSGPRKHLRTDTFSQHHLESLECPFDRQHYPEAYASPSHTKGEQGLYPLPLLNSALDDGKATLTPSNTPLGRNLSAHQTYPVVAGREMVGPTLPGYPPHIPTSGQGSYASSAIAGMVAGSEYSGNAYSHTPYSSYGEAWRFPNSSLLSSPYYYSSTSRPSAPPTTATAFDHL; encoded by the exons GCCACGGAGGGCTGAACCAGCTGGGAGGGGCCTTTGTGAATGGCAGACCCCTGCCTGAAGTGGTGCGTCAGCGCATCGTGGACCTAGCCCACCAGGGCGTGAGGCCTTGCGACATCTCCCGCCAGCTCCGTGTCAGCCATGGCTGTGTCAGCAAGATCCTTGGCAG TAGGTACTACGAGACTGGGAGCATCCGGCCTGGAGTGATAGGGGGCTCAAAGCCTAAGGTGGCCACCCCCAAGGTGGTGGAGAAGATCGGGGACTACAAGCGGCAGAACCCAACCATGTTCGCCTGGGAGATTCGGGACCGGCTCCTGGCCGAGGGTGTCTGTGACAATGACACTGTGCCCAGTGTCAGCTCCATCAACAG AATCATCCGGACTAAAGTGCAGCAGCCATTCAACCTTCCCATGGACAGCTGCGTGGCCACTAAGTCCCTGAGCCCAGGACACACGCTGA TCCCCAGCTCAGCTGTGACGCCCCCAGAATCTCCGCAGTCGGACTCTCTGGGTTCTACTTACTCCATCAATGGGCTCCTGGGGATCGCCCAGCCTGGCAGCGACAGCAAGAGGAAGATGGATGACA GTGACCAGGACAGCTGCCGGCTGAGCATTGActcccagagcagcagcagcgggcCCCGCAAACACCTCCGCACGGACACCTTCAGCCAGCACCACCTCGAGTCGCTCGAATGCCCCTTTGATCGGCAGCACTACCCGGAGGCCTACGCCTCCCCCAGCCACACCAAAGGCGAGCAG GGTCTTTACCCGCTGCCCTTGCTCAACAGCGCCCTGGACGACGGGAAGGCCACCCTGACCCCCTCCAATACACCCCTGGGGCGCAACCTCTCGGCTCATCAGACCTACCCCGTGGTGGCAG GGCGAGAGATGGTGGGCCCCACACTGCCTGGATACCCACCCCACATCCCCACCAGTGGACAGGGCAGCTATGCCTCTTCTGCCATCGCAGGCATGGTGGCAG GAAGCGAATACTCTGGCAACGCCTACAGCCACACCCCCTACTCCTCCTACGGCGAGGCCTGGCGCTTCCCCAACTCCAGCTTACTGA GTTCCCCATATTATTACAGTTCCACATCAAGGCCGAGTGCGCCGCCCACCACCGCCACGGCCTTTGACCATCTGTAG
- the PAX8 gene encoding paired box protein Pax-8 isoform X3 — protein MPHNSIRSGHGGLNQLGGAFVNGRPLPEVVRQRIVDLAHQGVRPCDISRQLRVSHGCVSKILGSRYYETGSIRPGVIGGSKPKVATPKVVEKIGDYKRQNPTMFAWEIRDRLLAEGVCDNDTVPSVSSINRIIRTKVQQPFNLPMDSCVATKSLSPGHTLIPSSAVTPPESPQSDSLGSTYSINGLLGIAQPGSDSKRKMDDSDQDSCRLSIDSQSSSSGPRKHLRTDTFSQHHLESLECPFDRQHYPEAYASPSHTKGEQGLYPLPLLNSALDDGKATLTPSNTPLGRNLSAHQTYPVVADPHSPFAIKQETPEVSSSSSTPSSLSSSAFLDLQQVGSGVPAGASVPPFNAFPHAASVYGQFTGQALLSGSEYSGNAYSHTPYSSYGEAWRFPNSSLLSSPYYYSSTSRPSAPPTTATAFDHL, from the exons GCCACGGAGGGCTGAACCAGCTGGGAGGGGCCTTTGTGAATGGCAGACCCCTGCCTGAAGTGGTGCGTCAGCGCATCGTGGACCTAGCCCACCAGGGCGTGAGGCCTTGCGACATCTCCCGCCAGCTCCGTGTCAGCCATGGCTGTGTCAGCAAGATCCTTGGCAG TAGGTACTACGAGACTGGGAGCATCCGGCCTGGAGTGATAGGGGGCTCAAAGCCTAAGGTGGCCACCCCCAAGGTGGTGGAGAAGATCGGGGACTACAAGCGGCAGAACCCAACCATGTTCGCCTGGGAGATTCGGGACCGGCTCCTGGCCGAGGGTGTCTGTGACAATGACACTGTGCCCAGTGTCAGCTCCATCAACAG AATCATCCGGACTAAAGTGCAGCAGCCATTCAACCTTCCCATGGACAGCTGCGTGGCCACTAAGTCCCTGAGCCCAGGACACACGCTGA TCCCCAGCTCAGCTGTGACGCCCCCAGAATCTCCGCAGTCGGACTCTCTGGGTTCTACTTACTCCATCAATGGGCTCCTGGGGATCGCCCAGCCTGGCAGCGACAGCAAGAGGAAGATGGATGACA GTGACCAGGACAGCTGCCGGCTGAGCATTGActcccagagcagcagcagcgggcCCCGCAAACACCTCCGCACGGACACCTTCAGCCAGCACCACCTCGAGTCGCTCGAATGCCCCTTTGATCGGCAGCACTACCCGGAGGCCTACGCCTCCCCCAGCCACACCAAAGGCGAGCAG GGTCTTTACCCGCTGCCCTTGCTCAACAGCGCCCTGGACGACGGGAAGGCCACCCTGACCCCCTCCAATACACCCCTGGGGCGCAACCTCTCGGCTCATCAGACCTACCCCGTGGTGGCAG ATCCTCATTCACCCTTCGCCATAAAGCAGGAAACCCCCGAGGTGTCCAGTTCTAGCTCCACCCCTTCCTCTTTATCTAGCTCCGCCTTTTTGGATCTGCAGCAAGTCGGCTCCGGGGTCCCAGCCGGTGCCTCGGTCCCGCCCTTCAATGCCTTTCCCCATGCTGCCTCCGTGTACGGGCAGTTCACGGGCCAGGCCCTCCTCTCAG GAAGCGAATACTCTGGCAACGCCTACAGCCACACCCCCTACTCCTCCTACGGCGAGGCCTGGCGCTTCCCCAACTCCAGCTTACTGA GTTCCCCATATTATTACAGTTCCACATCAAGGCCGAGTGCGCCGCCCACCACCGCCACGGCCTTTGACCATCTGTAG